The Merismopedia glauca CCAP 1448/3 genome includes a window with the following:
- the petA gene encoding cytochrome f → MKKACISAKFTNSKRAIAKGLLVAIATFTFFLTQDLVFPQAASAYPFWAQQTAPETPREATGRIVCANCHLAAKPTEIEIPQSVKPDTVFEAVVKIPYDKSAQELLGDGSKGGLQVGAVLMLPEGFKIAPEDRIPEELKEKTQGVYVQKYKEDKDNVVIVGPLPGDQYQEIVFPVLSPDPRTDKSVSFGKYSVHVGGNRGRGQLYPTGEKTNNTVYTATVAGKISQVSTVENGGYQVTIQPETGDAKVEAIPAGLELVVSEGQTVKAGDALTNNPNVGGFGQVDGEIVLQDPVRIQWLVAFLVAVMLSQVMLILKKKQVEKVQAAEMDL, encoded by the coding sequence GTAAGCGGGCTATAGCTAAAGGTTTACTAGTTGCGATCGCCACCTTCACCTTTTTCCTAACTCAAGATTTAGTCTTTCCTCAAGCAGCTAGCGCATATCCTTTCTGGGCGCAACAAACTGCCCCAGAAACCCCCCGCGAAGCCACAGGTAGAATTGTTTGCGCTAACTGTCACCTAGCTGCTAAACCGACAGAAATAGAAATCCCTCAATCGGTGAAGCCAGATACAGTATTTGAAGCTGTAGTTAAGATTCCCTACGATAAAAGCGCTCAAGAACTCTTAGGAGACGGTTCTAAAGGTGGTTTGCAAGTCGGTGCTGTCTTGATGTTACCTGAAGGCTTCAAGATTGCTCCTGAAGATAGAATCCCCGAAGAACTCAAAGAGAAAACCCAAGGGGTTTACGTCCAAAAATATAAAGAAGACAAAGACAACGTAGTAATCGTAGGTCCCCTACCAGGCGATCAATATCAAGAAATTGTCTTCCCCGTCCTCTCTCCAGACCCCAGAACCGACAAGAGTGTTTCCTTTGGTAAATATTCAGTCCACGTTGGCGGTAACCGAGGTCGCGGTCAACTCTATCCTACGGGTGAAAAGACCAATAATACTGTTTATACTGCTACTGTAGCTGGAAAAATTAGTCAAGTTTCAACGGTAGAAAATGGCGGCTATCAAGTTACCATTCAACCAGAAACTGGTGACGCTAAAGTAGAAGCTATCCCTGCTGGTTTAGAGTTAGTAGTCTCCGAAGGTCAAACCGTCAAAGCTGGCGATGCTTTAACCAACAACCCTAATGTAGGTGGTTTTGGACAGGTTGATGGAGAAATTGTCCTTCAAGATCCCGTCCGCATTCAATGGTTGGTTGCGTTCTTAGTCGCAGTAATGCTATCTCAAGTCATGTTAATTCTTAAGAAGAAACAAGTAGAGAAAGTCCAAGCGGCTGAGATGGATTTATAA